gtgtgtgtgtgtctcaagCCGCTACcgggcccgggccccggccccgggagcAGCCGCTGCGCGCTCACCTCGCACGAAGACGTTCAGCATCTCCGCCATCAGCAGCTGCGCGTCGCCGTTAACTGCAACGACAaagcgcgggcggcgggcgggggctcgctgcgccccgcgcccccccgccccccccgccgccccgtaCCTCGGGTCCTCCGGTCCTGGAAGTGCAGCCGCAGCAGCCGGTCCACGGTCTCCTGCGCCGAGAGGGGAGCGGGTGAGCGGGGCGGGGGCACCCCGCGGGCGGGTGTCCCGGtgtcccggccccggccccccgcaccTTCCTGAAGCCGCCGGCGCGATCGTCCGGCTCCTCCATGGCGCCGCGCgcaccccggccccgcccctcggacgcggcgccgccgcctcgtGACGCCATCGCCGCGCGCCCGCGGCCGCCATGATGGAGGAGTTCCGGCGGGGCTACGCGCGGCTCTGCGCCGCCCCCCAGGAGCCGGTGCTGCGGCGGctgcgggggccgcggggccgcggcgccgcccgcctcGACCTGGCGGCGCTCAGCCTCTCGCTGGAGACCTGCGGCGCCCTGGCCCGGCTgctgcccggcgccgcgcccTTCTCCGCGCTGGCGCTCGGCGACTGCGGCCTGAGCGAGGAAGGTGGGCGCGGGGCCCGCGGCGGCTTCCCCGGGCCGGACGGgggccgcctccccccgcgcgCAggcccggtggcggcagcggcgggcgctGAGGCCGGTCACGAGCCCCGCGGTGGGGCCGCGCGGGTGGGAACGGGCGGGaccggtggcggcgggggggttCCGGCCATAACTGCCAGACCTAATCCTCGGTCGTTAGATCCAGCGAGCGTCGAACGGGGGTTCCGTGTGAGGAGGATGAGCCTCTGCCCGGTCCCGAAGCGTCTGGTCCGTGCGGCCTGTCCGATCACGGGCCGTTTCAGAGCTGCAGCGGGAGGCTGCATGGGATGAGCTGCAGCTCTCTACCCAGGCAcctgtttctctgaaaatactTAAATCTCTTGCCCTGAAAGTTCAGACTCACACTTTCCAGCAGCAGTGGCCGTTTACAGAGTCATAGGTATTATCACACCCTGTCTTCCAGGCTGGCTGTTTGAAAGGATGCTTTCCCTGCCGTCTCGGGGGGTTACACTATGAAATAATTGTgcgttgttattttttttttacgcAGGTGTAAAACTTCTGTTACACGGTCTTTGCTCCAATACCACCGTCAAATCTTTGGATCTGAAGGTGAGTCTGAATAAAATTAAGACAGAGAAGTGGGGAAGGAAATAGGAGCACAAGCTTAATCAGAAGCAGGCAGTCCTGGTGCAGGATTGTTCTAGTAGATGTGCGCTGCTGTAAAGTTCTTATTCTCAGGTGTCTCAGTCCTTGCCTCCTAATGCAGTGTCACGGCTTTCCAAAGTTACTTTGCAGCTCACCTTTGTCTGGTTTTATTCAGTTACTCTGTTGCGATAGGGAGTTACTGCTGTGTATCTTTTGTCAGCTGCTGCTTGGTCAGATGAGGCATTCGAAGGGTTTCTCTGGGTTTCTGTACTAGTCAGTTATTAAGATGTTTGACTTGTGCTTCTGTAGAGTTTGTCCAGCTTGCCCCTGTGTTTCTGCTAGCCTGGGGCTCAGAACTAAGCATCCATTTCCAGATGTGATGATCGCTCTGCTGTGAGCGTGACTTTCTGTCTGTGTTCCTCTGGAGTGCAGCTGTGCCCTTGAATCTGCAGTCCTAAACTGCACCACACCCTTCTTCCGCGCAGGTGCTGGCTGAGCCCTTTTTGACAAGGTGTGTTGAAACGGTTCCGCTTATCTAGAATCAGCATTTTCCATCTCATCATGGGCCGTGCTGATCCTGTGATTGTCGTGACCTCTCGGCCACGGTGCTTCACGAGACCACGTACCCACTGTTCCTCTGGGGTCTTTCCTTTTCTGGAAAGCTGACCAGTGTGTGAAACAGATGTTACTCAGACCATCCTGACAGACTGAAATCAGCATTACAGCGGGGCTGCACCCGGTGGGGCTGGGTGGGATGGCTGTGTGGGGACAGGGCCCAGCCTACTGATCACCTGGGACTTTTGTTTCAGGGAAATAACCTGCGAACCCTGGGAGCTGAGGCTTTGGGAAAACTTCTTGGGCAGAACAAATCCATCAGGAGGTAAAAAACTGTATCTACCCCTCTTTCTGTTATTGCTGCCAGGTGGAGCACAACATTAGAAAAGGGTTGAGGTGTTTTTCCTTGGGGTAGGGGGAATGTCAGATGGTGCCCTTTCTTGTGAGGGATGGGACAGGTGAAGGAGTGAGAACTGGAGGTGCCCTTTCGGAGGATGCAGGGCCCTAGCAGTGTCCTGCTCTTGGAAACTGAGTCCGTTAGGGGAGCTGGGTGTTGCGACTCTGTTAACTCCATGAACTCCAATCCTGTCTGATTTTCCCTAGCCTAATCCTGGAATGGAACAGCCTTGGTGTGTGGGAGGAGGGCTTCTCCTTTTTCTGCCAAGGACTGGGAGCCAACAACTCTCTCCAGCAGCTAGATCTGCGCAATAACCAGATCAGCCATCAGGGAGCTGGAGAGCTTGCCATGGCACTGAAACAAAATGCCAGCCTTCAGGAGCTGGGTAAGGTGGCTAGCTCTTTGCCCAcctacacatgcacacacgcacacatgttTCTTCAGGTTCGTTGCAGCCTGCCCTCATCTCTGCCCTCTGGTCAGTGTCGTTTCCAGTCCCTGTCAGTCTGGAGTGCTCggtgcagggagcaggggcagccccgTGGCCTTTGGAGCACGGGAGCTGTAACTGCAATCTCAAACCAAACCTGCAGATGAAGGTTGTGTGCTTGGAGCAGAACAGTTCTTAGTGGAGGAGGGAATGGGTTCGTTCCCATTTGTTGGCATGCCTTGTGCCAGACTCTGAGACTTCCTTCACGCTTACTTTGTCCTTAGAAAGGAATTTTGTCAGAATTTTCTTCAGGAAAGCGTGGCTCTTGGTGCCGGTTCTTTCTCGTCCACAGGTTGTGGTTGTGGGAGGAAGGTTCACGAGCTGAAAATGCAAGGGGCAGACTCATGTGCCTTTTGAACACAGGTGCCTTCCTGCACGTTACTACACTTAAGATTCATCCTTGCCTTTCCTGCTTTGTCTGTCATTCTCCCTCCCTCTCATTTATCTTGAAAAGGGAAGCAGTATTCCCCTGTGTTTGTGCTGAGACCATCTGGGATTAGTTAGCCCTGATGTAGATGTGTATGGAGCATGGTTTCTCCTGGGCCCTGTGTTTTTCAGCAGAGTTGTGACCACCAGGGTGaaagttttttttctgtacagatttACGTTGGAATAACGTTGGGCTTCTGGGTGGCCGAGCTCTGCTGAACTGCCTGCACAGCAACAAGACCCTGAAGAGGCTGGAGCTGGCTGGGAACAACGTTCCCAGTGACATCCTGAAAGCTGTGGGTAAGCATTATTCATTGCGCAGGAAGGAATGGGTAACTCCATTCCCATTTCAGCGCTTGAGGGATACGGGGCACTGGCTGCTCCAGAAGAGAGctgtccctcctcccctcttGCCCCTTAATGAGGGCGGGTCAGGTCGGAGGTGTCACTTTTACcagcaagaggaaaagaagaatttgGATTGAATTAGAGATGACTGTGCTGTATGAACGTGGGAGAACTTGGGGCTCTAGCTTGCCTCTAGTAGCCAAGTTTGGGTATGGCTCTGTGGTTGTCCCACCCCCAGCGGGGTGGTTTGCTCTCCTCTGGCCGGGTGTCGGTTGCCCCGTGGGCGCTGGTATGGTGAGAGCGGCCTGTCTGCCTGGCCAGCCtggcaagggctgctgcctgcttctGATGGCCAGGTGGCATCCTGAGCGCTCTCTCTTCCAGCAGTGCTTGCTGTTGTGTTGCTTTAGAAACGCATGCATGCTCTCCTGCTCTCTCTGCATCAGAACAAGCCGTGGATCACAACCAGGACCGCCAGGCTATCCTGAGCGAGACCCAGAACCGAACGTACATACTCAGCAAGGAGGTTTTGAGTCTGAAGGATGAGAAGACCAAGCAGGTCAGCAGTCTGGCGTGTGGGCAGTTTCCCTCATGTCCCTGTGAAACACTCAGTGACAGGATTATTGTGCACCTGAAGTCGCCTGTGCATCGTTCTGGGCGGGCACATGGCGTAGTTGAGCAGATTGGGGCCTTCCcagacaggctgcccaggaaccAAATCCATGACAGCCTGGGTATGGACACATGCCCTGCTGAACGTATTCAGTCTGGATTCTGGAGGAGTTTTGGTGAATTTTTTCACCCATATTTCTGCTTTTGGTTCTTCTTTTGCAACTGGTTTGGCATTTTCCAAGTGGTGAAAGCTAGAAATATGAGTCTGTTTTCTTCCTGACACCTAATGGTGAGAGTCCCTACAGCTGACGGTCCTAATGAACCTGCCCAGCCTCCAGTTGTCTTGCTTTCAGCAGTGGCTTGGCCTGAGTTCAGCTGTCTCTAGAAAGAGAAAGATGAGAAATGTCAGTGCTTTGAGCTGATGCAGTTCGTTTTCTCACTGATGTTTGCCTTGTTTACAGTTCTTGGATTTGATGGACACTATAGAcaagcagagagaagaaatagCCAGGAGCAGCAGGTGAGTTGAATTTCTGAGTGCTTTCTGCTCTTTGATAGCAGAATTTGGCCCTCTGTTTTCTGGCAGAaattacagcctttttttttctcccaccccCACATGCAGGATGTCTGCAGCACGAGTCAGCCAGCTGCAGGAAGCTTTGGATGAGCAGCACTCTATCATGAATTCGCTGAAAGCCAAGTACGGAGGAGGGAAGCCGTAGCCTTGCTGCTGTCATGCTGTGTaggcagcactgagcagagctcTTGAGAAGGGGGATAATCTTGTAGAGTGGCTGGCTTACTATTTCGCTTAGTTCTGCAGTTATATCCTGAAATTACAGTCAGATCAGGCCTTTGGGTTTGCCATGCTAGATATTTAGCCTGCTTCTAAGTAAAATTACAGTGCATTGGTGTAAGAGCAAATGAATTACAGAGggcgaaaaagaaaaaaaaaaaaggattgtggGGATGGGGGCATCTTCCTTGCCCAGTTTACAGCCTGGGCAGAGGCTGTTCCTGCTTGCCTTGGCAGTTGGCCATGTCCTCAGAGccgctggggatggggaggagccCAAGCAGCAGGTCCTGTGCTTGGGGAcagccaggggaggggagggggcatgCCCCAGGGGAGGGAGGATCCGGCTCGCTGGGTTCTGTCAGGTGAAGGTGGTGTCACTGCACCGTGCCTCAGCGTGAACATGTCCCTCATGTACCCAGTAAGCAAACTGCTTCTGCTACCTGTGTTTAAAACTCTGTCCTTGGTTTTAAACAACCTTGCAGTGGTATAAAAGAGCCAGCTTTGCTCTCCTGTGAGAGTGGGCAAATCCTGGAGGGGTCCAGGCCGGGAAAACCACTCATGGAAAACAACACAGGGAAAGCACAGTGGGGTACCAGAACACCAGGCTCTGAGAAGTCCCAGGTCACCCACTGTCTGCAGAGGCTGTTGGGTGTCCTTTTCCCAGGGGCAAAAAATTCCTTATTTAGGTAGCTCGATGTCATCCGTGGCCAAATACGTGTTAACATCTTGCACCACATGGCACGGAGAGCTCACTGGAGGTGTCTCCCTTAGAAAGGACTCTGGAAAGTGTTTCTCTGTGTAGGCTGCAGATGACTGAAGCTGCTCTGGCTCTGTCTGAGCAGAAGGTTCACAATCTGGGAGAGCTACTGAAAGCCACAAAACAGGAACAAACCAGCATGGCTGAGCACCACTTTACGGAGCTCCAGCAGCAAAGGCAGGTGAGCTGGATAAGTCCTAGTTAGGTTTGAGAGCAGGATTCCAGGTCGTACCTGGTTTGTGTAGATTTGGGGGATGCTGGATGGGATAGGCAAGCATAGTTTTTAGTGGGTTAACAAAAATTCTTGTGTATATTAGGTAAGTGCTAGGTGTGGAGAGGAGCTGTGGTGTTTGTGGGGTGTGTTGGATTCAGCTGGGTGTGGTCTTGGTTGGAGGTGCAAGATCTAAGGTGAGTTCAGGTTCTTCAGTTTGGTTCTGTTTGCAGGAAGGTGCTGATCGGGAAGGCAAGCTTTTGCGTGACCTGTCTGCTGCCAGTGAGAAAAATCTGCTGCTAAGAAACCAGGTAGGAAAGCAAGTCCAAGGTGGAGAAGCAGGAATTGGACACTGTTTACTCCTGCTCTGTATGTGTGTCCTCTCCTTTGATCCTTGTTTGTGTGTCTGCTCAGTGTTCTGTACAGCCAACTTTCTCTGCtaataggaaaagaaaacccTTTGTGGTGGTAATTTCCTTCTAGGTGGATGAGTTGGAGAAGAAGTGCAAAGTTCAGCAGGATCAGCTATTCCAGGTAAAACAAGATTTGTCCAACACAacagcagagctgaagctgcgGGCTGTGCAGGCGGAGGGTGagtggagcagcagagacagctcaGGGATGCTGGGGGCAGGGGTTACTGTCTGCGAGTCAGGAGTGCACGGCAGCCAAGGGGTGGAAGAGTTTGTGATAGAGTGTAAACACAGCCTGCATAGCAGGGGTGCTGGAATTGGGGTATGCCTGCTTTTAACCTGCAGAACGCCTGGAAATGGAGAAGAGAAGATTTAAACAAAGCCTTGAAGACATGGAATCCCTTCGGGTAAAAGAGGTGAGAACAGGGTTTCTGCAGCATCCTGCAGTTAGTCTCTCTCTGGTCCTGACATACAGATGTCACTGGGAGTCAGTGTTTGCTGACATCTGCTcttaaacaagtttaaaaatgagTGGACTCGGACTTATTGTGGGAATAATAGGCCATTTCTACCAGCAAAGCCTGACTGAAGAGATCACAAGAGATTCCACCAGCCAGTGAGGTTTTGTAGCTTGCAAGAGCATGGGCCAGGGCGGTCCGTGATTGTGCAGAAGAGGCTGGGAGCTGGCCCTGTGTCAGTCGTGCTGTGCGTGGAGGTAATGGTGATTGAGCAGTCTTGTTGTGATCGCTGAAACAAAGGTGCAGAAATGGAGGAGACCAAGGTATATGTGCTATATACAACCAGCCCTTTAACGGGGTTCAGCTTTCTAGTTCCTGCTCTTGTTTCAGGGGGATTCTCTGAGCCTGGATGGGACAAGAGGCTGTGATCAGCTCTCTTTGGAGTGTTTACTGAGGTGTGAAATctctcaaaaataaaattataccaGTAGATTTCTCTGAAGACTTTGAAATCTTGTAAGAGAAGGCATAGGCCAGGAAGATTTTAGCCACATGACAACTAGAAAATGAATCTCTGGTGTTTCATACCACTTGAAGATGAGAGCTCGGACTCTGCATCTTTCGTCTTGGTCTGGAAGGGATCTCTGTTTAAAGTTCCCAGTTTCTAGAGGGCAGATTCTATCTCCATTATAGTTTCCTAGTGGAGCTGAGGGAGGAAGGAGTTTTTCTCTGGTGGCGGGTGGGTCAGTGAGGATGCTTGCTCTtgtgctgctggggacaggagTGGCTCCCGGGACTTGCTGAAACggtttctgctgctctgcaggtggATCATATGACCCAGCACATGGAGGCCAGTGAACGTTCCATGCAGGACAGGATCCAGCGGCTGGAGGCCGTGCGGACAGCTCTGGAGGAGGTGAGGGTGGAGGCTCAGAGCCTGGTGGCAGGAGACGGCGGCCAGGGGAGCTCCACGGAGTCCCCCACTGCTGGCCTGTGTAACGGTTGTCAGGTGCTGTAGGgaggaacagaaaacagcagtGTACCAGCTAAAGTTATTTTTATGCTTTGGACTAAGGAAGGAGAAAGTTCCAAGGGGAAACCTGTAGGTTCTGGTTGGATAAAAGTAAAGATTCGTTGAACACAGTTAGATTCTTCCCAGGATTTGACTCGACAGGTTTCCCATGTGGTCCCAAGTAGTGCGGCGTATTTCTGCTTACCTGCTCCCCCAGCTAGATCCAGTGCTGCCGTCCTATTCCCCTGTCTTTGGGAAGCTTCACCCATTCCTTGCCCTCGTAACTGAAATTCTCACTGAATTTAGATGGTGATCTCGGGGTGAGAGAAGATATATAATCTGGGTTTGTTCTCCCTGCCCCTGAGTGAGGCACAGCTGTGTCATGTTGTAGCCTGCGACTGGAAGCTGCTCATGTTCTCTGGTCAGCGTCGCAGCGATGCAGCTTCTCTGGAACGATCCTTTGTGTTTCTGTGGCAGGAGCTGAGCCAAGTCAAAGCAGCTGCACTCAGTGAGCGaggccaggcagaggaggagtTAATAAAAGTCCGGAATCGGGCGCGGTTGGAGGAGGTAAGGACAAGGCCTGTCTGTGGGCCCTGCCTCTGGGAAGGACTGGGTTTGGCTGCCTGGCCTGTGTCTCAGGGACTGCTGAGTAACTCCCCGCTCTGGGTTTCACTGGCTTGCAAATAGTCTTGAGGAAGGAGTCCTGAAAGTCTGCTTTGAATTGTCTCCAGAATGTAACCACTATCCCCACCTGCTCTGTGCTTTCCAGTAGTAACACGACTGATCTGGATGTTGTCATAGCAGATTTCTGCTGACTGCTGCTGCTAACAGCCAGACGTGGATCCTTCTGTTTTACAGCAGCTTTCCTGGGCTGCTCCTGTTTCTCTGGACTCAGAGGAATTTCTGCAGGTGGCCACTGCTACTGGATAAAAAAAGTCACTGTAGAGTTGAACTTTGTGAAAACGGCAATGAAGTCAACACCCTGTGAAAGAGAGCAAGGGATGAGGAAAATATACCAAACCTTAGAATGTTTACGtacacaaaagaaaatgctttactGAGTCACAGGCATCTAAAAGCTGCCGTGTGTGTTTGTGGTGGGACATGGCGGTTGCTGGGCTGTGTGCGGCGGTGTTCCGCACCTGTTTGGGATACGGAGCATGAGCTGTAAATGCTGGTGGTGGCATTGGTGCTTGTACCAGGGACGCGTCTCTCTCAGTGAGTGAGCTGGGAGTTGCAGCGTCTCCACCAGAATGTTTTCTCTGGCAACAGAAAGCAGGGGAAAAGTGCCCTGTCTGCTACAGCAAGTCCTGTGCTTGTTCGTGAGCACCCCTTGGCTCAACCAAAGGTTCGCtgtgttgggaaaaaaaagggagaatccCTTTGCAGGGATGGAATGGGactgatgtctttttcttttc
The sequence above is drawn from the Athene noctua chromosome 18, bAthNoc1.hap1.1, whole genome shotgun sequence genome and encodes:
- the CENPX gene encoding centromere protein X is translated as MEEPDDRAGGFRKETVDRLLRLHFQDRRTRVNGDAQLLMAEMLNVFVREAAARAARQAQGEDRRTVAVEQVEKVLPQLLLDF
- the LRRC45 gene encoding leucine-rich repeat-containing protein 45; the protein is MMEEFRRGYARLCAAPQEPVLRRLRGPRGRGAARLDLAALSLSLETCGALARLLPGAAPFSALALGDCGLSEEGVKLLLHGLCSNTTVKSLDLKGNNLRTLGAEALGKLLGQNKSIRSLILEWNSLGVWEEGFSFFCQGLGANNSLQQLDLRNNQISHQGAGELAMALKQNASLQELDLRWNNVGLLGGRALLNCLHSNKTLKRLELAGNNVPSDILKAVEQAVDHNQDRQAILSETQNRTYILSKEVLSLKDEKTKQFLDLMDTIDKQREEIARSSRMSAARVSQLQEALDEQHSIMNSLKAKLQMTEAALALSEQKVHNLGELLKATKQEQTSMAEHHFTELQQQRQEGADREGKLLRDLSAASEKNLLLRNQVDELEKKCKVQQDQLFQVKQDLSNTTAELKLRAVQAEERLEMEKRRFKQSLEDMESLRVKEVDHMTQHMEASERSMQDRIQRLEAVRTALEEELSQVKAAALSERGQAEEELIKVRNRARLEEQQRLEHLEEKLRLMTESRDEAQNCCFKQKQMVAEVQAKASQLSLQADGLRRRLEELQQDLNSKEEEKVTEVNKVKVELQEQIGHLQAERTAQDGLREKIAALERQLKALSSNHREALLDKEGEISMLLEKLRVKEADISRMREEEAQRASFLQNAIMAYVQGSPLGSHSSRK